The window CCCAGCACCGCCAACACATCGCGTACACCGATTCGTGCACAGTCGACGAGCGCCAGCCGCGCTTTCATCAGGTCAGTTTCCGCCGTGAGCACAGGGCAATCTTTATAAAACTGATTGAAACCTTCGGCAAGCTCGCGTGCGTATTTAGCCACTTGATGCGCCTTCAAATCCGTAGCTGCTGCATCGATGATGGAATCGAGCTTGGATAACTTCTTTATTAACGTTATTTCGCTCGCATCCTTCAGTAGTGTGACATCGTAATCCTCGCTTACCACGTAACCCTGCTCCTCCGCGGCGCGTAGTATGCTGCACGCACGTGCATGCGAATATTGAATGAACGGTGCGCCTTTCTTCTCGATATCCAGCGCATCGTCGAAATCGAAGACGATATGCTTGTCCGGCGATACCTTCACCATATCGTACCGCAGCGCACCAATTCCCACCTTTCGCGCAATCTCACGCTTCTTCCGCTCATCCAGATCGGTTCTCCGCTTCGTCACCTCGTTACACGCCCGTTCCTCGATCCGCTCCATGAGATCGTCCGCCGCGATATAGCGACCCGCGCGCGTGGAGACCGAGCCGGACGGCAAAGAAACGAACGCGAAGATGACGAATTCCGGCGATTTAACGCCCAGTAGTTCCAGCGCCTTGGCCAATTGCTGTGAGACCAGCTCGTGATCTTTGCCAAACACATCTATTACGCGATCGCAGTTCGTGCCCTTCCAGCGATGGTACGCGAGGTCTCGTGTCGTGTAAAGCGAAGTTCCGTCTGTCCTCTGGATCACCAGCGCCTTCTCAATACCTTCCAGTTGCAGCAGTAGCGCGGAGCCTTCGCGCTTGATATCTCCCTTCTGTTTTAGCTCCTCGATTACACCCTGCACAGCGCCGCTTCTTGCAAATTCGCTCTCCCACACGAAGACCACCTGCTGGATATTCAACCGTTCGAAAGAGGCTTGAATGCCAGAAAGGCATTTCTGCACCGCCGCATTGTATTTCTGCAGAATCGTCGTATCGCCTGCCTCGTACTTTCGCATGAGTGCCCCTACTTCTTCCTGCAATTCCGCGTTCGCCTCCAGCAGCCGATTTGCCGCAATGTAAACGTCCGCAACGGCGTGGTCCGCTTTTTTCGTGTCATCGTAGGGTATTCGCTCCGCACCCCAGACGACAACCGCTATTTGCCGCCCCATATCGTTCAAATAATACTGCGTCTCCACCTCGTACCCCGCACGCTTCAGCACGCGTACCAGCACGTCGCCGATAACCGCATTTCGCAGATGCCCGATGTGCAGCGGGCCGTCAGGATTCGCCGACGTGTGCTCGAGTATGATCTTCTCTCGCTTCTTCTCCGCTTCTAAGCCACGTTGTAGCTCGCGCAGAGTCTTACGCAAGAATGCGTCATTCACGAAGAAGTTAACATACGGGCCAACAGCAGCGACGTCTCCGATCAACGTGTCTTCCGTAGAGAGTTCCAGATGCTCAACAA of the Methanomicrobia archaeon genome contains:
- a CDS encoding arginine--tRNA ligase, with the protein product MFLEFKKEAEHVLKAALEKAAYEYGDLALDLTEGDHADLASRFAFSLARRYKKPPAAIALDIVEHLELSTEDTLIGDVAAVGPYVNFFVNDAFLRKTLRELQRGLEAEKKREKIILEHTSANPDGPLHIGHLRNAVIGDVLVRVLKRAGYEVETQYYLNDMGRQIAVVVWGAERIPYDDTKKADHAVADVYIAANRLLEANAELQEEVGALMRKYEAGDTTILQKYNAAVQKCLSGIQASFERLNIQQVVFVWESEFARSGAVQGVIEELKQKGDIKREGSALLLQLEGIEKALVIQRTDGTSLYTTRDLAYHRWKGTNCDRVIDVFGKDHELVSQQLAKALELLGVKSPEFVIFAFVSLPSGSVSTRAGRYIAADDLMERIEERACNEVTKRRTDLDERKKREIARKVGIGALRYDMVKVSPDKHIVFDFDDALDIEKKGAPFIQYSHARACSILRAAEEQGYVVSEDYDVTLLKDASEITLIKKLSKLDSIIDAAATDLKAHQVAKYARELAEGFNQFYKDCPVLTAETDLMKARLALVDCARIGVRDVLAVLGIEAPDEM